From Acidobacteriota bacterium, one genomic window encodes:
- a CDS encoding restriction endonuclease subunit S: MNKRCRTEGYRKTDCGIIPEDWGIDTVANVASISTGAKNTQDKIDDGFYPFFVRSQTVERINSFSFDGEAVLTAGDGVGTGKIYHYINGKFDFHQRVYKISEFDETLKGYFFYIYFSKNFYHRIMQMTAKSSVDSVRREMIAEMKVPLPPVPEQEAIARVLSDVDALITSLDELIEKRRNIKQGAMQLLLTSKKRLTGFSDDWTTGQLGDVADVVMGQSPSSVYYNTDRKGLPLIQGNADINDRKTIIRIYTSLVTRRCEVGDTIMSVRAPVGEVARATFQACIGRGVCRIRYTNDFVYHLLLFSENNWSKLSKGSTFDSVNSDEVKEFEVFMPQATGEQEAIAKVIGDMGDEIESLELKRNKYAAIKQGMMQELLTGKTRLV, translated from the coding sequence ATGAACAAACGATGTAGAACTGAAGGCTACAGAAAAACCGATTGCGGTATCATTCCCGAAGATTGGGGAATTGATACGGTCGCTAATGTCGCTTCAATATCGACGGGTGCAAAGAACACTCAGGACAAGATTGACGACGGCTTTTATCCGTTCTTTGTTCGTTCGCAAACGGTTGAACGAATCAACTCATTTTCATTCGACGGCGAAGCTGTTCTAACGGCCGGTGACGGAGTTGGCACTGGAAAAATCTATCACTACATCAACGGAAAGTTTGATTTTCATCAACGGGTTTACAAGATTAGTGAGTTTGACGAGACCTTAAAAGGCTACTTCTTTTATATCTATTTCAGCAAAAATTTCTACCACCGGATTATGCAGATGACTGCAAAATCTTCGGTTGACTCTGTGCGCAGAGAAATGATTGCTGAAATGAAGGTTCCTCTTCCGCCGGTGCCGGAACAAGAAGCAATTGCTAGGGTCTTGAGTGATGTTGACGCACTGATTACTTCGCTTGATGAACTCATTGAGAAAAGGCGGAACATCAAACAAGGCGCAATGCAGCTTTTGCTTACCAGCAAGAAGCGCTTGACAGGCTTTTCGGACGATTGGACAACCGGACAACTCGGCGATGTTGCCGATGTTGTTATGGGACAATCACCGTCCTCTGTTTACTATAATACCGACCGAAAAGGTCTTCCCTTAATTCAAGGTAACGCGGACATAAACGACAGGAAGACGATTATTCGAATTTATACGTCGTTAGTAACTCGAAGGTGCGAGGTTGGCGATACGATAATGTCCGTCCGCGCACCGGTCGGAGAGGTTGCACGAGCGACTTTCCAAGCTTGTATTGGTAGAGGCGTTTGCCGAATTCGATATACCAATGACTTTGTTTACCATTTGTTGCTTTTTTCAGAAAACAATTGGTCGAAATTGTCCAAGGGCTCCACGTTCGACTCGGTGAATTCGGATGAGGTAAAGGAATTTGAAGTCTTTATGCCGCAGGCTACGGGTGAGCAAGAAGCGATAGCGAAAGTCATCGGGGACATGGGTGATGAAATCGAATCGCTCGAACTCAAACGAAATAAATATGCCGCAATCAAACAAGGAATGATGCAGGAATTACTTACAGGAAAGACGAGGCTTGTATGA
- a CDS encoding type I restriction-modification system subunit M yields the protein MAIKKSELYSSLWESCDQLRGGMDASQYKDYILVLLFVKYVSDKAKSDPNALIEVPEGSSFDDMVALKGKDSIGDDINKKILAPLAEANGLRGIIDSADFNNPDKLGRGQEMRDKLSKLVAIFERPELDFSQNRAEGDDILGDAYEYLMRNFATESGKSKGQFYTPAEVSRIMAKVIGIGDSVLIKTNIYDPTCGSGSLLIRAADEAPHGVTIYGQEKDNATRALAKMNMILHGFSTAIMEQGNTLSSPHFKDENDNLKVFDFIVANPPFSDKAWSNGFDPQHDLYRRFAYGVPPKTKGDYAYLLHLIRSLKSNGKGAIILPHGVLFRGNVEAEIREKLVNKGFIKGIIGLPPNLFYGTGIPACIIVIDKENADARRGIFMIDASKGFEKDGNKNRLRHQDLHKIVDVFNKRLEVEKYSRMVTHAEIAGNEYNLNLPRYIDTQEPEDIQDIEAHLLGGIPNFDLDALESYWQVFPTLRAELFADYDRPNYSRLNVNKEEVKKTIFENPEFQTFTGKVQEVFNAWRDKQTPDLKALEVGAKPKALIFDISEDILASFSDVSMIDKYDVYQSLMSYWTETMQDDVYLIAVDGWTATEDLIPRELVIDRYFKAEKTNIEKLEAEREEVIRKKEELEEEHSGEDGVLDALRDEGKLPKGLVQTRVMELKKEVLESAISTAEEKRLAATIKKDFAKVAWQKGASEDFPELDILHDYLVILADEKDAKMQLRVQRTS from the coding sequence ATGGCGATAAAAAAGAGCGAGCTCTACTCTTCCCTTTGGGAATCCTGCGACCAATTACGTGGTGGCATGGATGCTTCCCAGTATAAGGACTACATTCTCGTCTTGTTATTCGTTAAATACGTTTCGGACAAGGCTAAGAGCGACCCGAACGCACTGATTGAGGTGCCGGAAGGTAGCAGCTTTGACGACATGGTAGCGCTCAAAGGGAAGGACAGCATTGGCGATGACATCAACAAGAAAATCCTTGCACCGTTAGCGGAAGCCAACGGTCTAAGAGGTATTATTGATTCCGCTGATTTTAACAATCCCGACAAGCTTGGCAGAGGTCAGGAAATGCGCGACAAGCTGTCAAAGCTCGTAGCAATATTTGAACGACCTGAACTAGATTTCTCGCAGAACCGCGCTGAAGGTGATGACATACTCGGAGACGCTTACGAGTATCTAATGCGTAACTTCGCAACCGAGTCCGGCAAGAGCAAAGGTCAGTTTTACACACCGGCTGAAGTCTCTCGCATTATGGCGAAGGTAATTGGTATTGGTGATTCTGTACTCATTAAGACGAATATCTACGACCCAACTTGCGGAAGCGGTTCATTGCTCATACGCGCAGCCGACGAAGCGCCTCATGGCGTGACGATTTACGGACAGGAAAAAGATAATGCTACTCGCGCTCTAGCCAAGATGAACATGATTCTTCATGGCTTCTCGACTGCGATAATGGAGCAAGGTAACACTCTTTCTTCGCCTCATTTCAAGGACGAGAACGACAACCTGAAGGTGTTCGACTTCATCGTTGCCAATCCGCCTTTCTCAGATAAGGCTTGGAGCAATGGATTCGACCCGCAACATGACCTTTACCGTAGATTTGCATACGGTGTTCCGCCGAAAACGAAAGGTGATTATGCGTACCTTCTTCACTTGATTCGTTCGCTGAAAAGTAACGGCAAGGGTGCAATCATCTTGCCGCATGGTGTTCTCTTTCGCGGCAATGTAGAAGCCGAAATCAGAGAAAAGCTGGTCAATAAGGGCTTCATTAAGGGCATTATTGGACTTCCGCCTAACCTCTTCTATGGCACCGGCATACCGGCTTGCATCATCGTTATAGACAAAGAAAATGCTGACGCTCGTCGCGGTATTTTTATGATTGACGCAAGCAAGGGATTCGAAAAGGACGGCAACAAGAACCGCTTACGTCATCAAGACCTTCATAAAATTGTCGATGTCTTCAATAAGCGGCTTGAGGTTGAGAAATACTCTCGGATGGTGACACATGCTGAGATTGCAGGCAATGAATACAATCTCAATCTTCCGCGATATATCGACACTCAGGAACCTGAAGACATTCAGGACATTGAAGCGCATCTTTTAGGCGGAATACCGAACTTCGACCTTGACGCGCTCGAATCGTACTGGCAAGTATTTCCGACTCTCAGAGCCGAACTCTTTGCAGATTACGACCGACCGAACTACTCACGGTTGAACGTGAATAAGGAAGAGGTCAAGAAGACAATTTTCGAGAATCCCGAATTTCAAACTTTCACCGGCAAGGTTCAGGAAGTCTTCAATGCTTGGCGAGACAAACAAACGCCGGACTTGAAAGCGTTAGAAGTAGGAGCGAAACCTAAAGCTCTAATCTTCGATATTTCCGAAGACATACTTGCTTCGTTCTCGGATGTTTCTATGATTGATAAATACGATGTTTATCAGAGCCTTATGTCCTACTGGACGGAAACCATGCAAGACGACGTTTATTTGATTGCCGTTGACGGCTGGACTGCAACCGAAGACTTAATTCCTCGCGAGCTGGTTATCGACCGATATTTTAAGGCAGAAAAGACGAACATCGAGAAATTGGAAGCGGAACGTGAAGAGGTTATTCGCAAGAAAGAAGAACTCGAAGAGGAACATTCTGGCGAAGACGGCGTTCTGGATGCTCTACGAGACGAAGGTAAGCTTCCAAAGGGACTCGTCCAGACAAGAGTAATGGAACTCAAGAAAGAGGTATTAGAAAGCGCCATTTCGACCGCTGAAGAGAAGCGTCTTGCCGCAACCATTAAGAAGGATTTCGCGAAAGTAGCTTGGCAGAAAGGCGCTTCAGAAGATTTTCCCGAACTAGATATTCTCCATGACTATCTTGTTATTCTTGCCGACGAAAAAGACGCTAAGATGCAGTTAAGAGTGCAAAGGACGAGCTAA
- a CDS encoding FAD-binding oxidoreductase: MSKSDCDVAVIGAGVIGCSISWELLNEGLSVELIDFNETPFQGSSLAGFGSLTPYSDPYFVGEAREFAAHSVDLYRNEWIPAISKLIGSQIPFCNDGLIELFPDETSFQKGVELAAELNACRDGITKVLTVSQTRDLEPALSGDYVGALWFDEPWLDKSVYFAALEKLLRARLNNKFRLGKAVSEVSCESDSVHILLSNGDEIKCSNLIVCTGLSETHIVGLPTQSNLTWIRGDAIGLFTRDNLPLIKRHIYMGSGFITPRTNGYMLLGATYEEEHGLPSDHMLRSRDRICVSQFNSIIESNERIIPILKECEVSNVWRGWRPSPPDRMPLLGIAENSPNIIVANGFIGLGITMAPAVARTIADYLVRGKNRFLISFNPNRTFS, from the coding sequence ATGTCTAAAAGTGATTGCGATGTCGCAGTAATAGGCGCGGGAGTGATTGGCTGTTCGATTAGCTGGGAATTACTCAATGAAGGATTAAGCGTCGAACTAATCGACTTCAACGAAACACCATTTCAAGGCTCTTCTCTCGCCGGTTTTGGGAGTCTAACCCCGTACTCTGACCCCTACTTTGTAGGCGAGGCACGCGAATTTGCCGCTCACAGCGTCGATTTGTATCGCAACGAATGGATTCCAGCAATATCCAAGCTAATTGGTTCACAAATCCCCTTTTGTAATGACGGACTTATCGAACTCTTTCCAGACGAAACTAGTTTTCAAAAAGGCGTCGAGCTCGCAGCCGAGTTAAATGCATGCCGAGATGGCATTACTAAGGTTTTAACTGTTAGCCAAACCAGAGACCTCGAACCAGCGCTTTCGGGCGACTACGTGGGAGCATTGTGGTTCGACGAACCGTGGTTAGACAAGTCAGTTTATTTTGCTGCTTTGGAAAAGCTGCTTCGAGCCCGCCTAAATAATAAATTTAGATTAGGTAAGGCAGTGAGTGAAGTATCGTGTGAAAGCGATTCCGTTCACATTCTATTAAGTAACGGTGACGAAATTAAATGTTCCAACTTAATAGTCTGCACGGGTCTTTCAGAGACTCACATTGTAGGGTTACCGACCCAATCAAACTTGACTTGGATCCGTGGTGACGCAATTGGTCTATTTACACGCGACAATCTCCCATTAATAAAGCGGCATATTTATATGGGAAGTGGTTTTATTACCCCGCGCACAAACGGATATATGTTGCTGGGGGCAACGTATGAAGAGGAACATGGTTTGCCTTCCGACCATATGCTACGGTCGCGTGACCGAATCTGCGTGTCCCAGTTTAATTCAATAATTGAATCCAACGAAAGAATAATCCCAATTCTCAAAGAGTGCGAAGTTAGCAACGTTTGGAGGGGGTGGCGCCCCAGTCCGCCGGATAGAATGCCATTGTTGGGAATTGCCGAGAACTCCCCAAACATTATAGTTGCGAATGGTTTTATAGGTCTCGGAATAACGATGGCTCCCGCGGTAGCCAGAACAATAGCTGATTACTTGGTCAGAGGCAAAAACAGATTTTTAATAAGTTTCAATCCAAATCGAACATTTAGCTGA
- a CDS encoding DNA primase: MLSLTPTTNNGKISAFDVQAEAERLLDNRNHRLQQADVLNEILDALEPIDFRAVADLDATAKVSQKVEVVVTVQEVLRVARDMNCGLCRQNDFIFSYNGEFWQLVDRLELESFLGYAAERLGIDHVTASYHLFRTSLFRQFLAVSFLPKPTTPTGVCLINLRNGTFEITPTEFRLREFRREDFLTYQLPFEYSPKATFPKWERFLDEVLPDISRQLVLAEYIGYIFTNLKLEKTLLLYGTGANGKSVVFDVMTALLGNENISHYSLQSLNHEYYRACLANKLLNYASEISTRLGADIFKKLTSGEPVEARLPYGQPFLLREYARLAFNCNELPQDKEHTEAFFRRFLILPFDVTIPEEKRNPNFAKEIIKDELSGVFNWVLSGLQTLLQQEDFTRCEASRDALTKYRHESDSVAMFLADEGFKPSDKPTEVKVLYMAYKTYCLDNYFRPLGRNNFSKRLEANSIVLARRDVGMVAYVKCLPTM; the protein is encoded by the coding sequence ATGCTTAGTTTGACACCGACAACAAATAACGGAAAAATAAGTGCCTTCGACGTTCAGGCAGAAGCGGAACGGCTATTAGACAATCGAAACCACAGGCTTCAACAGGCGGATGTACTTAACGAAATTCTTGATGCTCTTGAACCAATCGACTTTCGAGCAGTTGCCGATTTGGATGCAACCGCAAAAGTGTCTCAGAAGGTTGAAGTTGTCGTTACCGTTCAGGAAGTCTTGCGTGTAGCTCGCGACATGAATTGTGGCTTGTGCCGCCAAAACGACTTCATATTCAGCTACAATGGCGAGTTCTGGCAGCTTGTTGACCGCTTGGAACTTGAGAGCTTTTTAGGCTATGCGGCTGAACGGCTCGGAATCGACCACGTTACCGCAAGTTATCACCTTTTCAGAACGAGCCTCTTTAGACAGTTTCTAGCTGTTTCATTCCTACCAAAACCAACGACTCCAACCGGCGTTTGTCTCATAAACTTGCGAAATGGAACCTTTGAAATCACGCCGACCGAGTTTAGACTACGCGAATTTCGTCGCGAAGATTTCCTTACTTATCAATTACCGTTTGAATATTCGCCAAAAGCCACCTTTCCAAAATGGGAACGGTTTCTTGATGAAGTGTTACCGGACATTTCGAGGCAGCTAGTCTTGGCGGAATACATCGGGTATATCTTCACAAACCTAAAACTTGAAAAGACGCTGCTACTTTACGGAACCGGTGCGAACGGTAAATCAGTAGTTTTCGACGTAATGACGGCTCTTCTCGGAAATGAAAATATCTCGCATTACAGTTTGCAGAGTCTTAATCACGAATATTATCGAGCTTGTCTTGCAAACAAGCTTCTCAACTATGCTTCAGAGATCTCAACACGCCTTGGAGCGGACATCTTCAAGAAGCTAACCAGCGGCGAACCGGTTGAAGCACGGTTACCTTACGGACAGCCGTTTCTATTGAGGGAATATGCAAGATTGGCGTTCAACTGTAATGAATTGCCGCAGGACAAAGAGCATACGGAAGCTTTTTTTCGTCGCTTCTTAATCCTTCCTTTTGACGTGACGATTCCTGAAGAAAAGCGGAATCCAAATTTTGCCAAAGAGATAATCAAAGATGAGTTATCCGGGGTGTTCAACTGGGTATTGAGCGGTTTGCAAACTCTTCTCCAACAAGAGGATTTTACGCGGTGCGAAGCCTCTCGCGATGCACTAACGAAATATCGACACGAATCCGATTCAGTTGCCATGTTTCTGGCAGATGAGGGATTCAAACCGAGTGACAAACCTACGGAAGTGAAGGTTTTATACATGGCTTACAAAACCTATTGTTTAGACAACTATTTTCGACCGCTTGGACGGAACAACTTCAGTAAGCGATTAGAAGCAAACAGCATTGTCTTGGCTAGACGTGATGTCGGCATGGTTGCCTATGTCAAATGTTTACCGACGATGTGA
- a CDS encoding helix-turn-helix domain-containing protein, producing the protein MQNLVFTQLSIPEVRQLLRDELEAYFADRIQTAVQAEVNDIGGIELAEIITGLKRPTIYGLVSERKIPHSKKGKRLYFSRQELFDWLRQGKRKSQAEIAAEAASFISNKRKGDA; encoded by the coding sequence ATGCAGAATCTAGTATTCACACAACTTTCAATTCCCGAAGTTCGACAACTTCTCAGAGACGAACTAGAAGCCTATTTTGCTGATCGTATACAAACGGCGGTTCAGGCGGAAGTAAACGACATTGGCGGAATAGAACTTGCCGAAATCATAACCGGCTTAAAGCGTCCAACCATTTACGGACTCGTATCCGAGCGCAAAATTCCACATTCAAAGAAGGGAAAGCGTTTGTATTTCTCGCGCCAAGAGCTATTCGACTGGCTACGGCAAGGTAAGAGAAAGAGTCAGGCTGAGATTGCGGCGGAAGCTGCAAGTTTCATTTCGAACAAACGAAAAGGCGATGCTTAG
- a CDS encoding site-specific integrase, whose protein sequence is MIKVFLREKKLKHGKRGLYLDFYPAILHPETGKQTRREHLRLYTFERPKIEAEKEHNKETRLLAENIRAKRQLEFQAGIYGFAPVGDKQRDFLAYFEEVVEGKKSQSKSNFENWRSVKQYLVKFAKGHCTFGDVTEKFCKDFKEFLLNQESISTNTASVYFDKFKVAVRLAADDKLLAENPARRVRSIKVEDTQREFLTLDELHTLAATPFEYEDMRRAALFAALTGLRFSDIQKLTWKEVQFSEQNGSYLRFTQQKTKGTETLPISEEALGLLGERKDDSEIVFTNLAYWQASYLPIWTNKAGINRKITFHCFRHTYATLQLTFGTDIYTVSKLLGHKNVQTTQIYARVIDQRKQEAANRISLK, encoded by the coding sequence ATGATTAAGGTCTTTTTAAGAGAAAAGAAATTGAAGCACGGCAAACGCGGTCTTTATCTCGATTTCTATCCGGCAATTCTACATCCAGAGACAGGTAAGCAGACGCGGCGCGAGCATTTACGTCTTTATACGTTCGAACGACCCAAAATCGAAGCCGAAAAGGAACATAATAAAGAGACTCGATTGTTGGCGGAAAACATTAGGGCTAAGCGACAACTTGAATTTCAGGCTGGCATTTATGGCTTTGCCCCTGTTGGCGATAAACAAAGAGACTTTTTAGCTTATTTCGAAGAGGTAGTTGAGGGGAAAAAGAGCCAGTCCAAAAGCAACTTCGAAAACTGGCGCTCGGTGAAGCAATATCTCGTTAAATTCGCGAAAGGGCACTGTACGTTTGGCGACGTTACCGAGAAGTTTTGTAAGGACTTCAAAGAGTTCTTGCTGAATCAAGAATCGATTTCAACTAACACGGCTTCCGTTTACTTTGATAAGTTCAAAGTCGCCGTTCGCCTAGCAGCCGACGATAAGTTGTTAGCCGAAAATCCAGCCAGACGTGTTCGTTCGATTAAAGTCGAAGATACTCAACGTGAGTTCTTAACATTGGACGAACTCCACACTTTAGCGGCAACTCCGTTTGAATACGAAGACATGCGCCGTGCGGCTTTGTTTGCAGCATTAACCGGCTTGCGGTTTTCGGATATTCAAAAGCTGACATGGAAGGAAGTCCAATTTAGCGAGCAAAATGGTTCATATCTTCGATTCACACAACAGAAAACAAAAGGAACCGAAACTCTACCTATTAGTGAAGAGGCTTTAGGGCTTTTGGGCGAACGGAAGGATGATAGCGAAATCGTATTCACAAACTTGGCTTACTGGCAAGCCTCTTATCTGCCAATATGGACTAATAAGGCTGGAATCAATCGAAAGATAACTTTTCACTGTTTTCGTCATACATACGCTACATTACAACTAACGTTTGGCACCGATATTTATACGGTTTCAAAACTTCTCGGACATAAGAACGTTCAAACCACGCAGATTTACGCTCGCGTAATCGACCAAAGGAAACAGGAAGCCGCGAATCGAATAAGCCTAAAATAA
- a CDS encoding excisionase family DNA-binding protein has product MSSNIRITRVCQHCHSDFTARTTVTKYCGENCAKRAYKVRLREGKISESIRETVMRQAEPITSRQAEVKSKDFLSITDASDLVGVSRWTLSRAIKNGRLNAVRFGKRVILKRDDIDRLFPSS; this is encoded by the coding sequence ATGAGTTCAAACATTAGAATTACTCGCGTATGCCAGCATTGCCACAGTGATTTCACGGCAAGGACGACGGTGACCAAGTATTGCGGTGAGAATTGCGCAAAGCGAGCGTATAAAGTCCGATTACGAGAAGGCAAGATTTCTGAGAGCATTAGAGAAACTGTCATGCGCCAAGCTGAACCGATAACATCTAGGCAAGCGGAAGTTAAATCGAAGGACTTTCTTAGCATTACCGACGCGAGCGATTTGGTTGGAGTCAGCCGCTGGACGCTTTCAAGAGCGATTAAGAACGGACGACTGAATGCGGTTCGGTTCGGAAAGCGTGTAATTTTGAAGCGTGATGATATTGACCGATTATTTCCTTCGAGCTAA
- the mnmE gene encoding tRNA uridine-5-carboxymethylaminomethyl(34) synthesis GTPase MnmE: MDTIVALATAFGRSGIGVVRLSGPDSLNIARQLTGSIELELQPRRATLLEIRDRETVLDEAIFTYFKSPNSFTGEDVVEIAAHGSPVILRQIIDLCLHFDARMAEPGEFSLRALANGRMNLSQAEAIRDLIDAQTVAAARQSVRQLQGELSNRLQPLKDELLDVIVVLESSLEFVEDDLPDIQNEQIKSKLRSIAERARAFGATFQAGRLLREGLKVALVGRPNVGKSSLFNALLGHERAIVTEIAGTTRDQLHEKLVIDNIPISLIDTAGLRDTEDTVESIGVERSRLTMADADLVILMLDATVGFTQEDEEIWQSIEELNHLIVVNKMDLGIDPKTQSQIANHKSQIIVVSAKTGENLADLERAIVDPFRPDAIEPGSFLISDARHFDLLERTAAEIENSISLLEEKMSEEIVLIGLHNAIRYLGQITGETTTEDMLTRIFSTFCIGK, translated from the coding sequence ATGGATACGATCGTCGCGCTTGCAACGGCATTTGGAAGAAGCGGTATCGGAGTCGTTCGGCTGAGCGGGCCGGATTCTCTCAATATCGCGCGTCAATTGACCGGCAGCATCGAGTTGGAACTTCAACCCCGCCGCGCGACGCTCCTCGAGATCCGCGATCGCGAAACGGTTCTCGATGAAGCGATCTTCACCTATTTCAAGTCTCCGAATTCATTCACCGGCGAGGACGTCGTCGAGATCGCGGCCCACGGTTCGCCGGTGATCCTGAGGCAGATCATCGACCTATGTCTGCATTTCGACGCGCGAATGGCCGAACCCGGGGAGTTTTCGTTGCGCGCGCTGGCGAACGGACGAATGAATCTATCGCAGGCCGAGGCGATCCGTGACCTGATCGATGCCCAGACGGTTGCCGCCGCGCGGCAATCGGTGCGGCAGCTTCAAGGCGAACTCTCGAATCGTTTGCAGCCGCTGAAGGATGAATTGCTCGACGTCATCGTCGTTCTAGAATCGTCGCTCGAGTTTGTCGAGGACGATCTTCCGGACATTCAAAATGAGCAGATAAAGTCGAAGTTGCGGTCGATCGCGGAACGGGCGCGGGCGTTTGGCGCGACATTTCAGGCGGGGCGGCTTCTGCGCGAAGGTTTGAAAGTTGCGCTCGTCGGTCGTCCAAACGTCGGGAAATCCAGTCTTTTCAACGCTTTGCTCGGCCATGAACGGGCTATCGTCACGGAGATCGCCGGAACTACGCGCGACCAGCTTCACGAGAAACTGGTCATCGACAACATTCCAATCTCGCTTATCGACACCGCCGGTCTGCGCGACACCGAAGACACCGTCGAAAGCATCGGCGTCGAGCGTTCGCGCCTGACGATGGCCGACGCCGATCTGGTGATCCTAATGCTCGACGCGACCGTCGGCTTCACTCAAGAAGACGAGGAAATCTGGCAGTCGATCGAAGAACTCAATCATTTGATCGTCGTCAACAAGATGGATCTCGGGATCGATCCGAAGACCCAATCGCAAATCGCAAATCACAAATCGCAGATCATTGTTGTGTCTGCCAAGACCGGTGAAAACTTGGCTGATCTCGAACGCGCGATCGTCGACCCGTTTCGTCCCGACGCGATCGAACCGGGATCGTTTCTAATCTCCGACGCGCGCCACTTTGATCTCCTCGAGCGAACCGCGGCCGAGATCGAAAACTCGATCTCCCTGCTCGAAGAAAAGATGAGTGAAGAGATCGTCCTCATCGGACTCCACAATGCCATCCGCTACCTCGGCCAGATCACAGGCGAGACGACGACCGAAGATATGCTGACGCGGATATTTTCTACGTTTTGTATCGGAAAGTAA